The proteins below are encoded in one region of Aphelocoma coerulescens isolate FSJ_1873_10779 chromosome 4, UR_Acoe_1.0, whole genome shotgun sequence:
- the NAAA gene encoding N-acylethanolamine-hydrolyzing acid amidase codes for MGCGPWALLALLCGAAGAAAPLRCNVSLDSPAEQRWLPVLRHFDPVFLRAAVQRIIDESVPKWVHQVIQPLATELELFMPQPFAGEIAGMCKALGVSLGDGILLNFAYESTAFCTSIVAQDDKGNIYHGRNLDYAFVDILSKITLDVRFIKGGQVAYQGTTFLGYVGLWTGQSPHKFTISGDERDGGRWWENAIAAFLNRNYPVSWLVRDTLSEAEDFQSAVLRLASIPIIAEVYYIVGGVSPKEGMVITRNRRGPADLWPLDPLGGGWFRVETNYDHWTTPPPFDDRRTAAIKALNATGQHNINLDTLFKVLSVKPVLNNNTVYTTVMSAAFPDWYQTWIRTEE; via the exons ATGGGCTGCGGGCCGTGGGCGCTGCTGGCGCTGCTgtgcggggcggcgggggcggcggccccGCTGCGCTGCAACGTGAGCCTGGACAGCCCGGCCGAGCAGCGCTGGCTGCCCGTGCTGCGGCACTTCGACCCCGTTTTCCTGCGCGCCGCCGTCCAGCGGATCATCGA CGAGAGCGTACCGAAATGGGTGCACCAAGTCATCCAGCCCCTAGCAACCGAGCTGGAGCTGTTCATGCCGCAGCCCTTCGCGGGGGAGATTGCGGGGATGTGCAAAGCACTGGGAGTAAGTCTCGGAGATGGAATCCTGCTGAACTTCGCCTACGAATCCACTGC GTTCTGTACAAGCATTGTTGCTCAGGATGACAAAGGAAACATTTACCACGGCCGGAACCTGGATTATGCTTTTGTTGATATATTGAGCAAGATCACACTTGATGTGCGGTTTATAAAGGGTGGGCAG GTAGCATACCAAGGCACCACATTTCTTGGTTATGTAGGCTTATGGACTGGGCAAAGTCCACACAAGTTCACAATCTCCGGAGATGAACGAG atGGTGGTAGATGGTGGGAAAATGCTATAGCTGCTTTCCTCAATAGGAATTACCCTGTCAGCTGGCTTGTCAGAGAT ACCCTGAGTGAAGCAGAGGACTTCCAGTCCGCTGTTCTCAGACTGGCTAGCATTCCCATCATTGCTGAAGTTTACTATATTGTGGGAGGTGTCTCACCCAAAGAAGGCATGGTCATAACAAGGAACAGAAGAGGGCCAGCAGATCTTTGGCCTCTTGATCCCTTAGGTGGAGG GTGGTTTCGTGTGGAGACAAACTATGATCATTGGACTACCCCTCCTCCTTTTGATGATCGTAG AACTGCAGCCATCAAAGCTCTCAATGCTACTGGACAGCACAACATCAATTTGGATACACTCTTTAAG GTGTTGTCAGTGAAGCCAGTCTTAAACAA TAACACAGTGTACACCACAGTCATGAGTGCTGCATTTCCAGATTGGTACCAGACGTGGATAAGAACTGAGGAGTGA